The Neobacillus sp. OS1-2 genome includes a window with the following:
- the sufD gene encoding Fe-S cluster assembly protein SufD, with product MTTETKLPFDNGSISSFSKEMNEPVWFEEFRLKALADFEQLPMPRPDKTKIDKWNFTGFNQHTVKSDVYASLAELPEEVKSLVDLDAEKMNLYIQRNQTPAFLTLSEDLKSKGVIFTDIFTAAREHGDLLKKYYMTQAINVDEHRLTALHAALVNGGVFLYVPKNVEITEPIQAVFVHDDAEANLFNHVIVVAEDNSSVTYVENYFSTMETSNTLANILTEVIANVNAKVRYGAVDTLAKGITTYVNRRGVAGRDSQIEWALGLMNEGNTISENTTNLLGDGSTGDTKTVVVGRGEQIQNFTTKVVHFGKHTNGNILNHGVVKESATSIFNGIGKIEHGASKSDAEQTSRILILSEKARGDANPILLIDEDDVMAGHAASVGRVDPVQLYYLMSRGITKTEAERLVIHGFLAPVVTQLPIEGVKKQLTEVIERKVR from the coding sequence ATGACAACAGAAACAAAATTACCATTTGACAACGGGTCAATCAGTTCTTTTTCAAAAGAAATGAACGAGCCTGTGTGGTTTGAAGAGTTTCGTCTAAAGGCATTAGCTGATTTCGAACAATTGCCAATGCCTAGACCTGATAAAACGAAGATAGATAAATGGAATTTTACTGGGTTCAATCAGCATACGGTAAAAAGTGATGTCTATGCATCACTTGCGGAGCTTCCGGAAGAAGTAAAGTCGTTAGTTGATCTGGATGCTGAAAAGATGAATTTATACATTCAACGAAATCAAACTCCGGCTTTTTTAACTTTGTCTGAAGACTTAAAAAGCAAAGGTGTTATTTTTACGGATATCTTCACGGCAGCAAGAGAGCATGGAGATTTGTTGAAAAAGTACTATATGACGCAGGCTATTAATGTCGATGAACATCGTTTGACAGCACTTCATGCAGCACTTGTAAATGGCGGGGTGTTCTTATATGTTCCAAAAAATGTGGAAATTACGGAACCTATCCAAGCTGTTTTTGTCCATGATGATGCGGAAGCAAATCTGTTTAACCATGTGATTGTGGTGGCAGAAGATAATAGTTCAGTAACATACGTTGAAAACTATTTTTCCACAATGGAAACATCTAATACATTAGCGAATATTTTGACTGAAGTCATCGCGAATGTGAATGCAAAAGTTCGATATGGTGCAGTAGATACATTGGCTAAGGGAATTACTACTTATGTCAACCGCCGTGGCGTTGCTGGCAGAGATTCCCAGATTGAATGGGCTCTCGGTTTAATGAACGAGGGTAATACGATCTCGGAAAACACAACCAATCTTCTTGGCGATGGCTCTACTGGAGATACGAAAACAGTGGTTGTCGGACGCGGTGAGCAGATACAAAACTTTACCACTAAAGTGGTTCATTTTGGAAAGCATACGAATGGAAATATTTTGAATCACGGTGTTGTGAAGGAAAGTGCTACATCTATCTTTAATGGAATTGGAAAAATTGAGCACGGTGCATCTAAATCCGATGCGGAACAAACCTCACGCATTCTAATCTTAAGTGAAAAAGCACGCGGCGATGCGAATCCAATTTTGTTAATTGATGAAGATGATGTAATGGCTGGTCACGCCGCCTCTGTAGGCCGTGTTGATCCCGTTCAATTGTATTACCTCATGAGCCGAGGGATTACGAAAACAGAAGCGGAACGCTTAGTGATTCATGGATTCCTTGCACCAGTTGTGACACAACTTCCGATTGAAGGAGTAAAGAAACAGCTGACTGAAGTAATTGAAAGGAAAGTACGCTAA
- a CDS encoding MetQ/NlpA family ABC transporter substrate-binding protein → MKKILSLLLALSIVFVVAACGKSEEKSEGTSDKSETSKLVVGASTVPHAEILEKAKPLLKEKGIDLEIKTFTDYVLPNKALKSKELDANYFQHIPYLESQNKEFGYGFVNAGGIHIEPIGIYSKKYKKLSDLPEGAHLIMSNSVADHGRLLSLLEKEGLIKLKDGIDKTKAEIKDVVENPKKLNFDANYEAKLLPQIFNNGEGDAVLINSNYAIDGGLNPVKDSIAIEDKESPYVNVIAVRKGDESKPAIKTLVEVLHSKEIQDFILEKYEGAVVPVSE, encoded by the coding sequence ATGAAGAAAATACTTAGTTTACTTTTAGCATTATCGATTGTATTTGTTGTAGCAGCATGTGGGAAATCAGAGGAAAAGTCTGAAGGGACTAGCGATAAATCTGAAACAAGCAAATTAGTTGTTGGAGCATCTACGGTTCCGCATGCAGAAATTCTTGAAAAAGCAAAACCACTTTTAAAAGAAAAAGGCATTGATCTTGAAATTAAAACATTTACAGACTATGTCTTACCTAACAAAGCGTTAAAGTCAAAAGAATTAGACGCTAACTATTTCCAACACATTCCATACTTAGAGTCTCAAAACAAAGAATTTGGCTATGGCTTTGTTAATGCTGGCGGAATTCACATCGAACCAATCGGAATTTATTCAAAAAAATACAAAAAGCTTAGCGATCTTCCAGAAGGTGCCCACTTAATCATGAGTAACTCTGTCGCTGACCATGGCCGTCTACTTTCATTACTTGAAAAAGAAGGCTTAATCAAATTAAAAGACGGAATCGATAAAACAAAAGCTGAAATTAAAGATGTTGTCGAAAACCCTAAGAAGCTTAATTTCGATGCTAACTATGAAGCGAAGTTATTACCGCAAATTTTTAACAATGGCGAAGGAGATGCCGTGTTAATCAATTCAAACTATGCGATCGACGGCGGCTTAAACCCTGTGAAGGATTCCATTGCCATTGAAGATAAAGAATCACCGTATGTAAACGTGATTGCCGTTCGTAAAGGTGACGAAAGCAAGCCAGCCATTAAAACACTTGTTGAAGTCCTTCATTCAAAGGAAATTCAAGATTTCATTCTTGAAAAATATGAAGGTGCCGTTGTACCTGTATCTGAGTAA
- the sufC gene encoding Fe-S cluster assembly ATPase SufC, with protein sequence MAGSTLAIKDLHVEIDGKEILKGVNLEIKGGEIHAIMGPNGTGKSTLSSAIMGHPKYEVTSGNITLDGQNVLEMEVDERARAGLFLAMQYPSEINGVTNADFLRSALNSRRGEGNEISLMKFIRQMDKQMEFLEMDLDMAQRYLNEGFSGGEKKRNEILQLMMLQPKIAILDEIDSGLDIDALKVVSKGINEMRGEEFGCLVITHYQRLLDYITPDHVHVMMQGRIVKSGGPELAQRLEAEGYDWIKQELGIEDETVGQEA encoded by the coding sequence ATGGCTGGATCAACTTTAGCGATCAAAGATTTACATGTAGAAATTGATGGGAAAGAAATTTTAAAAGGGGTAAACCTTGAAATAAAGGGTGGAGAAATCCATGCCATCATGGGACCAAACGGTACTGGTAAATCCACGTTATCATCGGCCATCATGGGTCACCCAAAATATGAAGTAACGAGCGGTAACATTACATTAGACGGACAAAATGTTCTTGAAATGGAAGTAGACGAGCGCGCTCGTGCAGGTTTATTCCTAGCAATGCAGTATCCAAGTGAGATTAATGGTGTAACAAATGCAGACTTTTTACGTTCAGCCCTTAATAGCCGCCGTGGCGAAGGTAATGAGATTTCCCTTATGAAATTTATCCGTCAAATGGATAAACAAATGGAATTCCTTGAAATGGACCTCGATATGGCTCAACGCTATTTAAACGAAGGCTTCTCAGGCGGAGAGAAAAAGCGTAACGAAATTTTGCAATTAATGATGCTGCAGCCTAAGATTGCAATTCTTGATGAAATCGACTCAGGACTCGATATCGATGCCCTAAAAGTTGTTTCAAAGGGTATTAATGAAATGCGCGGCGAAGAGTTCGGCTGCTTAGTGATCACTCACTATCAACGTCTATTAGACTATATCACTCCTGACCATGTGCACGTTATGATGCAAGGCCGTATCGTGAAATCAGGCGGACCGGAACTGGCACAACGCTTAGAAGCAGAAGGATATGACTGGATCAAGCAAGAACTCGGAATTGAAGATGAAACAGTTGGGCAAGAAGCGTAA